The Platichthys flesus chromosome 17, fPlaFle2.1, whole genome shotgun sequence DNA window atgtcctcactttcccaaactGTCCCCACTCCGTCAGTTCAaggctcaaaatggtcctcagaTTGACGtctgtacaaatacacacccaGTCACACACTTTTTCATTCCAAGCACTGTCACCCCCAAACCTGTGTTTCCTAATGACTGAAGCCGCCTCCAGCATTTTTTCAAGGGAACACTGATGTGTTGCCAAGGTTTGGCCTTCTTCACAGCTAAACGTAACAAATGAAACTAAATGTACAATAAAAACATAGCTCCTTCCttggtttttaaatataattccCCTGATCAGTTCCATCTTTTCCTCAGGCATCTAAAGGGGGAGCCCAGTCCCTTCCTGTTGTACATTTAAACTTGTCTTTGTGCGGTTGGAAAACTGCAGTCACCTTTAGGGCAGGGATGTGTCATCACTTTGACAGGTGGAGGCTAAATACAGATTAGCTGTCTTATCACATGCTACCTTCCTTTTGACCCATATCTTCATATACAAAGAAAACAGATAGCAGAAATCCATATTTAATCTGCAAAAAAGGgaattcgttttttttatttaattcaagtACAACGAACAGACACCGGTGTGATTCCCCCCCCTCCTTATTTGAGAAACTGTCTTGGTTATACTGTGGGGGCATAGTTTTAATCAGATTAAACGGATTAGGATACTTTATGCAGATTACTTTATAACCAGGATTGAGTGAGAGGGGAGTGATTCTTCAGCAGGATTGTGGGGGTGAAGGACTGCTCCCTCTAAGCATCCGTGAGtacattttcattcttttcttgtttgtaaTCACGGGGTAAAAATCGGACATGAGAGCGAATATTTTCTTCCTCAAAATGCTGAATGTTTCCTTCTTTGACAGAAAATGCCGGTCATTAACATGGACGAACTGACGGACAAGGACAAGGCTGTTATGGAAGTCGACCAGCTTAAGCGTGAAGTGAAACTTGAGAGGTGGTTGGTACGTTGAACACACTTGAGTTACAGGCCATACGTTTAAGGATAGaagcaaatgaaatgttttcaagATATTTATCCTTGACAAGAAATTTATGCTGTCAACCTGCATGAATGTAATTATACAGATTTGTTCTATCGGGGGCAGAATTTAAAACTGAAATCGCTGCTTAACACATCTTTGTCTTCTTCCCTCAGACGTCAAAATgctgtgaggaggtgaaggactACATTcaggctggagaggaggaggacactcTTGTCAAAGGCATTTCGGAGGATAAGAACCCCTTCAAGGAAAAAGGCGGCTGTGTCGTCTGCTAGACTGGACCTGAGGAGCTTTTCATCGCTCAGATTAGCACACAAGGACATTATCCCTCCCGTCAACGAAAAATATTTGCAGGCTGACAAAACGAGGATGAAAAATGAAGAAACTATTCCAGATTTGTAGCCTTGTCCTTTTATCCTTTGAAAACATGCAGTGTAAACGAAGTATAAttggtgatatatatataatgcttCTCTCTCCTGTGGTGTCTATATCTAAAACTGGCCCATGTGTTGTTTCATAGACAGAAGCAACTGTCATTAAACGTGCTTGATATGTACTCAACCCGTCTTCTTCACTCACTGCACAAA harbors:
- the gngt1 gene encoding guanine nucleotide-binding protein G(T) subunit gamma-T1, which codes for MPVINMDELTDKDKAVMEVDQLKREVKLERWLTSKCCEEVKDYIQAGEEEDTLVKGISEDKNPFKEKGGCVVC